A DNA window from Micromonospora sp. WMMA1363 contains the following coding sequences:
- a CDS encoding ISKra4 family transposase produces the protein MVDFLSGEHAAGMTHAELEERLHTDGMRLLCQLLQDSLDLRASREERLDEVTDADSHLRGWAERGRQRTLATRFGEVVVTRIAYRARARADLNPADAVLNLPVEKHSHGLRRLAAAEAARGSFTDAAAAIERATTVRIGKRQVEALAAAAAIDVDAFYTAHAPDWSADDDVLALSFDAKGVVMRPDGLRAGTAKAAVSQKLAGRRSKGEKRNRKRMCEVAAVFDVTGKPRTIADILPEDPEAAQTATPAPVTSGKWLHASVTDDAAAVIAAGFAEADRRDPDHARTWIALVDGNTHQIDRIHAEAKTRKITLPVVVDFIHVIEYLWKATWCFHPEGDPNAERWVRAQARQVLAGRAGIVAAAIRRKATYHGLDPGKRKPADVAAAYLLAKKPYLDYPTALANGWPIATGVIEGACRHLVKDRMDVTGARWGLDGAEAILKLRTLISNGDFDQYWTWHLAQEQQRIHNSRYLGGAIPQ, from the coding sequence ATGGTGGACTTCCTGTCCGGTGAGCATGCGGCGGGGATGACTCACGCCGAACTGGAGGAGCGGCTGCATACCGATGGCATGCGGTTGCTGTGTCAGTTGTTGCAGGACAGTCTGGATCTTCGTGCCAGTCGGGAGGAACGGCTCGACGAGGTGACCGACGCCGATAGCCATCTGCGGGGGTGGGCCGAGCGGGGGCGGCAGCGGACGCTGGCCACCCGGTTCGGTGAGGTGGTGGTGACGCGTATCGCCTACCGGGCGCGGGCGCGGGCCGATCTGAACCCGGCGGACGCGGTGTTGAACCTGCCCGTGGAGAAGCACTCGCATGGACTGCGCCGGTTGGCCGCGGCCGAGGCGGCCCGCGGCTCGTTCACCGACGCGGCGGCCGCGATTGAGCGGGCCACCACGGTGCGTATCGGGAAACGGCAGGTCGAGGCGTTGGCCGCCGCAGCGGCGATAGATGTGGATGCCTTCTACACCGCCCACGCCCCGGACTGGTCGGCCGATGATGATGTGCTGGCGTTGTCCTTCGACGCCAAAGGGGTGGTGATGCGCCCCGACGGGCTCCGCGCGGGCACCGCCAAGGCCGCGGTCAGCCAGAAACTGGCCGGCCGCCGGTCCAAGGGCGAGAAACGCAACCGCAAGCGGATGTGCGAGGTCGCCGCGGTCTTCGACGTGACCGGCAAGCCGCGCACCATCGCCGACATCCTGCCCGAGGACCCCGAAGCGGCCCAAACTGCTACCCCGGCGCCGGTCACCTCCGGCAAGTGGCTGCACGCCAGCGTGACCGACGACGCCGCGGCGGTGATCGCCGCCGGGTTCGCCGAGGCCGACCGCCGCGACCCCGACCACGCTCGGACCTGGATCGCCCTGGTCGACGGCAACACCCACCAGATCGACCGGATCCACGCCGAGGCCAAAACCCGCAAGATCACCTTGCCGGTTGTTGTGGACTTCATCCACGTCATCGAGTACCTCTGGAAGGCCACCTGGTGTTTCCACCCGGAGGGCGACCCGAACGCCGAACGGTGGGTCCGCGCCCAGGCCCGGCAGGTGTTGGCCGGACGGGCCGGCATAGTCGCCGCAGCCATCCGACGCAAGGCCACCTACCACGGCCTGGACCCCGGCAAACGCAAACCCGCCGATGTCGCCGCCGCCTACCTGCTGGCCAAAAAACCGTACCTGGACTACCCGACCGCGCTGGCCAACGGGTGGCCGATCGCCACCGGGGTGATCGAAGGCGCCTGCCGCCACCTGGTCAAAGATCGTATGGACGTCACCGGCGCTCGCTGGGGCCTCGACGGCGCCGAAGCAATCCTCAAACTCCGCACCCTGATCAGCAACGGCGACTTCGACCAGTACTGGACCTGGCACCTGGCCCAGGAACAACAACGCATCCACAACAGCCGCTACCTCGGCGGTGCCATCCCACAATAG